The Candidatus Binataceae bacterium region GGTCATCCGGCCGTGCTCGCGGCGATCGCGGCGCAGGCCCGCCGCCACCTGCACGTGATGGTCTACGGCGAATACGTCATCGAAGCGCAGGTGCGGCTCGCCGAACGCCTCGCGCAGTTGCTGCCGGCCTCGCTCGGATGTGTCTATTTCACCAACAGCGGAGCCGAAGCGATCGAGGGCGCACTCAAGACAGCACGCAAGCACACGCGGCGCTCGCGTTTCGTGGCGTTTGACGGCGCATATCACGGCGACACGATGGCCGCGCTGGCCCTGATGGGAAACCCGGCGTTTCGCGCCCCGTTCGAACCACTGCCGGGCCCGGTAACCCACCTGCCCTACGATAACGCAGCCGCGCTGGAGGCGATCGATGCGACGGTTGCCGCGGTCGTGATCGAGCCGGTACAGGCCGAGGGTGGCGTGCGTATCCCTGCGGCCGGCTTCATGCGGTCGCTGCGCGAGCGATGCGACCGGACGGGAGCGCTTCTGATCTTCGACGAAGTGCTGACCGGGATGGGCCGCACCGGGCGGTTGTTTGCGATGGAGCACTTCGGCGTAGTGCCCGATCTCGTAGTGATGGCGAAAGCGCTGGGCGGCGGCCTGCCCTTGGGCGCGTTTTGCGGGTCAACCGAGCTCTTGGGGGAACTTGCGCGGAATCCACCGCTCGGTCACATCACCACCTTCGGCGGTCATCCACTGTCCTGCGCGGCTGGCCTAGCTACGCTTGACGTAATTGTCAATCAACGCCTCTGGAAGCGGGCAGACACGCTTGGCGAGCAGCTGGCGCAGGGGCTTCGGCGGTTTAGCGCGTCGGAGCTTGCGGGCGTGCGCGCCATTGGAGCACTGATAGGCATCGAGTTCGCGAGCGCGGAGATCGCCCAGACTTTCGTTCGCGAATCGCTGGCCCGCGGCGTGATCGTAAACTGGACGTTGAATGCGGAGCGCGTGGTCAGGGTCGCGCCGCCGCTCAACCTGGGCGCCGCCGAAGTGGATTTCGCCCTGCGCGTGATGGACGAGGCGCTTGAAGCAGCCCGCGCCATCGGCAAATCTAGAGTCTGAGCGCCCCGGGGGGGGGACTATGGCAACAGCTCAGTTCATAGCGGCGGACGAAGTCGGCGCTGACCAGCCGGGGCTGATACTTAGTCCACGGCGTCCTGTAGCCGCCGACCGGCGCGTTCTGCTCGAGATCGATCACGACGCCGAAGCCATCAGCACCCTCAAGGTCGCGGGGCCGATTGCGATCTTTTTCCTGTTCGCCTACGGCAGCCTCGAGGTGCTGCGGTTCGGTCAGCATGAACTAAGCCCCTACCAGTACGCTGCGTTCGCGATCGTCACTGCGTTTTTCGGCCTTACCTGGCTGAGCGTGTTTCGCCGCTATTGGAAAGCCTGGACGCTGACTACCTGCGTCATTGTCATCGCGCTGTTCATAAAGATCGCGGCGCTCAACCACACTCCCGAACTCGCCTTTATCGCCATCGTTCTGTGCCCGTTCGCGACCGCGGCCTTCGTGATGTGGGGGCCGCGATGGCAGGGAATGCTCAACCTCGGATGCCTCGCCCTGTTCGGCGCGGCCCAGTTGTTCGTGCCCGCGCACGATCAGTACACGATTTATCGATGGCTGGGTTTTGTCGCCGCGCTGGTGTTGTCGTGGTTCACGGCGGTGTTTCTCGACCGCTACCGGGGCAAGCTGCGCGCGCAGATGGAGCAGCTGGCGGCGGCGGCCAAGTTCCGCGAGCGCCAGGTCGGCACGATGACCCATGACATCCGCAATCCCCTCGCCACGCTGGTAGGGCTCGTGACGCTGCTCGAGGAGGACGAGCTCAGCGAAAAAGAGACCACCCATCTGCTGGCCCGCGTCGGCTCGACCTCGCGCGCGATGGACTTGCTGGTTAAGAACGTGCTCGACATGTACCTGCTCGAAGAGGATAACCTCCAACCTCATCCGCGAGTCATCGACCCCAACGTCATCGTGCAGGAAGTTGCCGACGTTTACGGTCGCGAGGCGCGGCTTAAGGGGCTGCGGATGCGCACCGAGTTGGGCGGGATGCCGCGCGGCAGTCTCGATCCGCTCCATCTCGAGCGCATCACGGCCAACCTGCTCAGCAACGGCATCCAGCGCACCGAAAGCGGCGAAGTGGTGCTGCGCACCTTCTTAAGCGGCGGCAAGGTGATCGTTGAGGTTCAGGACACCGGCCCGCAGCTCAGTCAGGAACAATTCTCGCACCTGTTCGAGCGGCCGGTGCAAGATCGGCAGGGGATGGGTTCGTCAGGCTGGAAGCTATACATCGCGCGCGCGCTTACCGAGACCAACGGCGGCACCGTAAGCGCGCGCACGCATGCCAACCGCGGGCTGACCCTGATCGCCGAAATTCCCTTCTGGGAGCCCTGAGCCCGTATGCGGCAGCCGCGCCGCTTCTACTGTTTCGCAGCTCCGCCGTTCCTGTAGTAAGAGAAAAGACGTCGGCCGCCGCCGTAGCGGCTTGCCGGACGATGATTTCCCTTGGATAGCTTCTCTACCGCTCCTGCCGGCGCCTTGCGGCAGTGACGCGAGGGGGGACTCGCGCGTGCGTTATGGTTTCGTGATCGACCAGAACCGATGCATCGGATGCCACGCATGCACGGTCGCCTGCAAGGACGAGCATAAGGTCCCGGTCGGCGTCTTCCGCACCTGGGTCAAATACATCGAGAAGGGTTCCTTTCCCGGCACCAGCCGCCATTTCGGCGTGATGCGCTGCAATCACTGCGAGCAGGCGCCCTGCGTCGAGATCTGCCCGACCAGGGCGCTCTTCAGGCGCGACAATGGGATCGTCGATTTCGACAACAGCCGCTGCATCGGATGCAAATCATGCATGCAGGCCTGCCCCTACGACGCGCTTTACATCGACCCGGCGACCAGCACAGCCGCCAAGTGCAACTTCTGCGCGCATCGCGTCGAAGCCAACCTCGAGCCGGCCTGCGTCGTGGTCTGTCCCACGCAGGCGATCATGACCGGCGACCTCGACGATCCGCAAAGCCGCGTAAGTCGCATCGTGGCGACGCAGAAGGTCGCGGCCCGCAAGCCGCACAAGGGCACACAGCCCAAGCTCTTTTATGTCGGTATCGAGGGCGACCTGCTGCAGCCGTCGATGATGCGGCCGGAAGAAAGCTCGATGTGGGCCGACCACAATCCGCTCGGCGGCGAACGTCCGCCGACCGGCGAAGACGCCGGCGGCGTCGCGCCCGGCTCGTCGCGCATCGTATATGACGTCGCGCATCCCGCGCCCTGGGGAGCGATTCCTGCGGCGTACCTATGGACCAAATCAATCGCGGCGGGCGCGCTGCTCGTCGCCGCTATGCTGTTCGCGACGCCGAGCGGCGGCGACCGCGTCCTGGTTGATATCGCCGGTCCAACTGTTGCCCTGCTGTTTCTCGGCATCACGGTCGTGCTGTTGGTCGCGGACCTCAAGCAGCCGTGGCGTTTTTACTATCTGCTAACCAAACCCAATTTTCGCTCGTGGCTGGTCTGGGGAACGTACATCCTGATGATCTATGGCGCGCTCGCGACGGCGTGGCTCGCCTGCGGCATCTTCGCCCGCTCGGTCCCCGACGTTCTGGCGACCGCGACCGCTATCTTTGGGGTCGCCTCGGCCTGCTACTCGGCATTCCTCTTCGCCCAGGCCAAGGGCCGCGATCTCTGGCAAAGCCCGATCTTCATCTGGCACCTGCTGGTGCAGGCGCTTATTGGCGGCGCGGCGATTCTGTTACTTGCGGCCGCGCTGCTCGGCTCTACGGATGCCGTGAGTTATATGTCGGCGATGGTTCTGTTGTTGGCGCTGATCCTCGGGCTCGCGATGATCCTTATCGAACTCACGCTGCCGGCAATGAGCGAGGATTTTCGCCGCGCCGCCGAACTCATCCTGCGCGGCGCTCTCGGCCGGCGCTTCTGGGGCGCAGCCGTGGTGCTCGGGACCCTCGTGCCGTCTTCCTTGCTCGGAGTCGCGATGGCAACGAACACGATGGCGCTCGCGACTATCGCGGCCGTCCTCAGCCTGTTCGGATTGTGGGTGTTCGAGAATATCTTCATCGAAGCCGGACAGGCGGTGCCGCTCAGTTAGCGGGCGGTACCGCTGAGACAAGAGGAACGATGGCTGAAGCGAAGGACACGCCTGAGCCGCTCAATCCGGCGGCGATGGAACTGGAGGCGCCAGCCGGCGGGCTAAGCGCGTTCCCACCGATCGAGCGATGGGACGACTGGGTCGAGTACGACCCGGCCGCGTGGCCGCGCAAGGTCGAGAAACGTTACACGCTGGTGCCGACCGTATGCTTCAACTGCGAGGCCGGATGCGGCCTGCTCGGATACGTCGACAAGAGCGACTTTACGATCCGCAAGTTCGAAGGCAACCCGGCGCATCCGGGAAGCCGCGGCCGCAACTGCGCCAAGGGTCCCGCGACGATCAATCAGGTCACCGACCCCGAACGTATCCGCTACCCGATGCGGCGCGCGGGGCAGCGCGGCGAGGGCAAATGGGAGCGCGTGACGTGGGATGAGGCGCTCGACGATCTGGCCGGGCGAATCCGCCGCGCGCTGGTCGACGGACGCCGCAACGAGATCGTCTACCACGTCGGCCGCCCCGGCCATGAACTGATTTACAACCATCGCATCCTGCACGCCTGGGGAATCGACGGACACAACAGCCATACCAACGTATGTTCCGCCGGCGCCCGCACCGGCTACGCGTTCTGGCACGGCGCGGACCGGCCCTCGCCCGATCACGCGAACGCCCGCTTTATCCTGCTGCTCAGCTCGCACCTGGAGGCGGGCCACTACTTCAACCCGCATGCGCAGCGGATTATCGAGGCGAAGCAGCGCGGCGCGCGGGTCTGCGTGATCGATACGCGGCTCTCCAATACCGCAACCAAGGCGGATTGGTGGATGTCCACCTGGCCGGGCACGGAGGCCGCCGTGCTGCTGGCGATGTGCCACGTGATCCTGCGCGAGCGGCTTTACGATCGCGAGTTTCTGCGCCGCTGGGTCAACTGGGAGGAATACCTGCGCGAAGAGCATCCCGGTCGCGCGCAGACTTTCGAGGCGTTCCTGGAGGCGCTCGCCGAGGTTTACGCGCAATACACGCCCGAGTTCGCCGAGCACGAATCAGGGGCGCCGGCGAGCGTAATCGTCGAAGTCGCGCGGGAGATCGGGCGCGCCGGTCCGGCGCTGGCGACCCACGTATGGCGCAACGCGGCGGCGGGCAACCTGGGCGGATGGCAGGTGGCGCGCGCGCTGGAGTTCCTGGTGGTCCTGATGGGAGCGGTGGACGCGCCCGGCGGCACCGCGCCCAACTCCGCCAACAAGTTCGTGCCGGCGCCGCCGATGATGCCGCCGCCGGCGAAGATGTGGAACGAGCTGATGTGGCCGCGCGAGTTTCCGCTCGCCTTCTTCGAGATGAGCTTCCTGCTGCCGCATTTCCTCAAGCAGGGCCGCGGAAAAATCAGCGCCTACTTCACCCGCGTTTACAATCCCGTGTGGACCAATCCCGACGGGATGAGCTGGATCGAGGCGCTCACCGACGAGAGCAAGATCGAACGCCACGCGTGCCTTACGCCGATCTGGAGCGAGACCGCGCAGTTCGCCGACTACGTGCTGCCGATGGGCCACGGACCGGAGCGCCATGATCTGCTGAGCCAGGAGACCCACGCCGCGCGCTGGATCGGATTTCGCCAGCCGGTCGCGCGGGTCGCGCTGGAGCGCGCGGGCAAGCGCTTCAACTTCACCTACGAGGCCCATCGCGAAGCCGGCCTGGGCGAGGTCTGGGAAGAGGACGAGTTCTGGATCGAGTTGTCGTGGAGAATCGACCCCGACGGCGCGCTCGGCATCCGCAAATACTTCGAGTCGCCGTATCGCCCGGGAGAAAAACTGACGGTCGAGGATTTCTATCGCTGGATTTTCGACAACAGCGTGCCCGGCCTGCCTGCCGCGGCGGCGAAAGAAAACCTCGCGCCGCTAGCCTACATGCGCAAGTACGGCGCGTTCCTGATCGAGGAAGGCTCCTACCGGGTTCACGAAAAGGCGCCGCCCGCGCGCGACCTTGAAGACGCCGCGGTCGATCCGGCGAGTAAAGTCATCACGCACGGAGGCGCCGCCGTCGGCGTCGAGATCGACGGCCGCGCGCACGTGGGTTTTCCCACGCCCTCGCGCAAGCTGGAGTTCTACTCAAGGACGCTCAAGGAATGGAAATGGCCTGAGTATTCTATTCCGACCTACATCAGAAGCCACGTGCACTGGAGCAAAATCGATCGCGCGCGCGGCGAAATGCTGCTGCTGCCGACGTTCCGCCTGCCGACGCTGGTACATACTCGCTCCGCCAACGCCAAGTGGCTATACGAAATATCCAATCGCAATCCGCTCTGGCTTAACCCCGAAGACGCGCGGCGCTTCAGCGTCGACACCAGCGGGCTGCTCAAGATCGCCACCGAGATCGGTTATTTCATCGACAAGGTATGGGTGACCGAATCGATTCGGCCGGGCGTGATCGCGTGCTCGCATCATCTGGGGCGCTGGCGTCTGCAGGAGGAAAGCGGCGGCGAGCGATGGGCCAGCGGACTGGTCGAATTGACCCGCAAGGAGGAGGGCGCCTGGATGATGCGGCAGGTGCACGGCGTCCGACCGTTTGCGAGCGCCGACCCCGATTCGGAGCGCGTTTGGTGGCAGGACGCCGGCGTGCATCAGAACCTGATTTTCCCCGTGCAACCCGATCCCATAAGCGGTCAGCACTGCTGGCATCAGAAGGTCACGGTCAGCGGCGCGGGGCCGGAGGATCGCTACGGCGACATCTTTGTCGACACGCGCAAGTCGCACGAGGTGTATCGCCGATGGCTCGAGATGACGCGGCCCGCTCCCGGCCCCGGCGGGCTGCGGCGTCCGACCTGGCTTGCGCGCGTATATCGGCCGGCGCCCGAGGCGTTCTACATCAAGTAGCGCGAAATCCGCAAAATCCGGCAATCCGACTGCACCAGCCGCGCGTGAGAGCGCAGCGCGCGGCCAGCTAGTAGTGCATCGCGACCGTCAGCCATTGCTCGCCGCCCGCGTAGTCGAAAGCGGCGGCCTTGAACGATGGCGGGGCGAACACCGGTCTGACATTGTTCGAGAACGCGTACCCCTCCTTGGGCATTCCGAACCAGCTGCGATCGAACTCGCCGTTGCTGTTCTCGTCGTGAAAAGCGACCAGCGCGTATTTGCCCGGTGCGATGCCTGCAAAATCGCACTCGGCGCTACGATTCCTGATCGCCACGACCGCGTGCCCGACGGCCCGATTCGAATCCGAGGGGAAGGCCTCCGGCAAATCGTAGAGCGTGCAAATCACCTGGCCCTTCGAATCGCGAAGACCCGCCACTCGCACGCGGAGGCCTGCGGAGGGAATGCGACGCGCGACCCGCACGACAACGGGCGCGGACGCGGGCGCCGCCGTCGCGGCGGCGAGCATCATCAGGATGCAGGCAAAGGTGATGGCTTTGTTCGGCATGCAAGAGCCGCGTCGCGCCGCCACGCTCCGTAGCGTCCCGTTATCCGGTCGGCGCGCGCCGCGCGAGGATTCGCGCGCCCGCGCCCCGCCTCCAGCGGGGCACGAGCGAAAATACGCCTCCGCGAGGCCCCCGGTTTCGGCAATTCGAACGCTCACGCGGCCGCGAGGATTTCTTTGGCGCGCTTCAAGTCCTCGGCGATCTGCGCGGCCAGCGCCTGGCCGGATTCGAACTTGCGCTCGCCGCGGATCCGCTCGACGATCTCGAGGCGGATCTTCGCGCCGTAGATGTCGCGATCGAAATTGAAAATGTGCGCCTCGATCGTGCGCGCGGGTTCGGCGAACGTCGGACGCATCCCGATATTGGTTATCGACGCGAACGCGCCGTCCGGCAAGATCACGCGCGTCGCATAAACACCGTCGGGCGGCAGACATTCGGTTGCGGAGTCGAGATTGGCAGTGGGAAAGCCGATGGTGCGGCCGCGCTCGCGCCCATGGACGACCGTACCGCTCAGGAAGTGCACGCGCCCGAGCAACTCGGCGACCCTCCGCATCTCGCCCGCAGCGATCAGCTCGCGCACCCGCGTCGAGCTCACGACCGCGTCAGCGGCCCGCACCGGTCCCACCACGACCGTCGCAAAGCCCATCCGCCGTCCCAACTCGGCCATCACCTCGGCGTTGCCGGCGCGGGCATGGCCGAAGCTCACGCTGTGTCCGACCACCACTTCACGGGCGCCGATTTTGCCCAGCAGGCATTCGCGCACGAAATCGGCGGGCGCAAGCCGGCTCAGCGCCTCGGTGAACGCGAGGACGATCACGCCGTCGATTCCCGAATCGCGCAGCAGTTCGAGTTTGTCTTCGGGCGCGAGGATCAGTTGGGGCGCGCGCGCCGGCGCGAGCACCTTGGCCGGCAGCGGATCGAAAGTGAGGGCGAAGGCGGTGCCCGCAGCCGCGCGCGCGCGATCGATCGCGGTCTTGAGGATCACACGATGTCCCAGGTGCACGCCGTCAAAGTTGCCGAGCGCCACCACCGGATGAGGGTGCGGCGCAAGCGCCTCTATATTGCGGATTGTTTCCATCGGTCAACGCATACGCGGCGTGCATCACCTGCGCGGCGGGACGGCGGCGCGGCGCGCCGGCATCTGCTTGGCGGACGCGCGAATCGCTCGCAGCTAGCTGCTCGCCATGCTCTTCATCATCGCATCGGCGGCCGCAGCCTCAGGGGTGCCCGGATGATCGCGGACCAGTTTCTGCAGGGTCAGGCGGGCGTCGAGCGAGTCGTTGGTGCGCAGGAAGGCCTCCGCCTCGCGCAGCTGCGCGCTGGCGGCGAAGCGGCCGCGCGGATAGCGCAGCGCGAGATCGTTGAACTGCAGGATCGACTGGTTGTAATTGGACGGGTCGCGCGCGCCCATCTCGAACAGCGCGTTGGCGGAGAAATACTCCGCCGGCTCGGCCAGCGGCGACTTGGGATGGGCCCGCTGAAAGGCCTGGAATTTGGCGACCGCGTTGGGGTATCTGCTCGCCTTCATGTCGACCAAACCGTCGCGGTAAACACGCGAGCCCGGCTCCGTGCTGTTGTTGGCGTTCGCGAGCTCCTGGTCGAGCACCGATTGCCATCCGGCCACCGCCGGGACCGATGCCGCGGGCGGCGGCGCTTCGCCTTCCGGCGCGGCGGCCTCGCCTTCATCCACCGTCGCGCCCTCGCCGGGCGCTACCGAGGCAGTTGCCGGCGCGCCGGGAGCGCCCGGCGGCGCCGCTCCGGGAGCACCTGGGACGGCGCCCGGAGCCGCAGGAGCGCCCGGGGCGGCCGGCGTGCCCGCCGCGGGCGCGTTGACCTGCGACTCGAGCTTGGCAATGCGGTCCTTGAGCGCTGCAACCTGCTTGGAATCGTCGCCGCTGTCGTTGTGCTGGAGCTCGGTGATGTGGTCGTTGAGCCGCGCGATCTGATCGTGCATCGCAGCTATCTGCTGCTGGTCGTTGGCGATCATTTCGCGCATCGATTGCTCGTTTTGCGAGACCTGATCGATGTCCGCGCGCCCCGCGCAACCGCCCGCGCCGAGCGTCATCGCGAGCATCGCGGCAAGGCCGGCCCATCTCAAAACGGGCCGCTCGAGCATAGGAGCCATGCGCACTACTGCTGGACTACGAAGTGGTCGCGACGGTTTTGTGCCCAGCATTCGTCGGTGTCCTCGTTGCAAACCGGCAACTCCTTGCCGTAACTGATGGTCGACATCCGGTCGGCGGTGATGCCCAGGGTTTCGAGATAGTCCTTGGCGGCCTGGGCGCGTTTGGCGCCGAGCGCGATATTGTACTCCTCGGAGCCGCGGTCGTCGCAATGCCCCTCGATCTGGACCCGCGCGCCCGGATTCTTGGTCATCCAGTCGGCGTTGGATTTCAGGATTTCGCCGTCCTGCCCGCGCACTGAATAGTCATTGTAGTCGAAATGAATGTCGCTTAGCGGCCCCTCGCCACCCGCGCCTAGCGTGCCTTTCTGGAACCGGTTGAGCGAGCTGCTGCCGTTGGCGCCGAGTCCGTTCTCACCTATTCCGCCTGCCGCGCCCTGATTTCCGGCGCCCGCGCCGGCGCCGCTCTGCTTCGACGAACATCCGGCGGCCAGCGCCAGTGCCAGCGCCGCCGCAGCGATCACGGTCAATCGCCCCAGCCGTCGTTGGTTATCCACCAAGCCACCACGACCAAGTGGGAGAAGTGTCATTGCCCTCATCCTCCATCAAGGCAGAAATAACTTTGCCGGTCTGCGAGTTTGTATTGACTTGCATCAAGTAGAGCCGTTCATGGCCGCCGCGGTTCGAGCTGAAAACCAGGTAGCGCCCGTCGGGCGACCAGCACGGCGACTGGTTGGAGCGCGCGTCCCGGGTAAGTTGCGCGGGCTGACCGCCGGCGCTCGGGATGATGAAGATGTTAAACCCCCCGGAGCGGCTCTGATACGCGATCCATTTTCCGTCGGGTGAGAACGATGGGGAAGTATTGTAGTCGCCCTGGAAAGTGACGCGGCGCGGCGCGCCGCCGCCGAGGCTCATCACGTAGATCTGCGGCGTGCCCGAGCGGTCCGAAGTAAAGGCGAGTTGCTGGCCGTCGGCCGAGAAGGCCGGGTTGACGTTGATCGCGCCGCCCTGCGTCAGCTGGCGGATCTGCTCGCCGCTGCGCGAAAGCAGGAACAGATTGGTGCGCCCGCCGTTTTCGACCGCGGCGACGATCCGGCTGCCGTCGGGCGAGAGCGCGCCGCCGATCACGTTGCCGTGCGGACTGTCGATCCGAATCTCGCTGCGGCCGGCGACGTCGAACAGGTAAAGCGCGGGCGCGCCGTTCTTATATGAAAGATAGAGCACGCTCGCCGGACTGCGGGCGAATTTCGGAAAGAGATTGATCGTCGGATTATCCGACACGCGGAAAAGCC contains the following coding sequences:
- the bamD gene encoding outer membrane protein assembly factor BamD — translated: MAPMLERPVLRWAGLAAMLAMTLGAGGCAGRADIDQVSQNEQSMREMIANDQQQIAAMHDQIARLNDHITELQHNDSGDDSKQVAALKDRIAKLESQVNAPAAGTPAAPGAPAAPGAVPGAPGAAPPGAPGAPATASVAPGEGATVDEGEAAAPEGEAPPPAASVPAVAGWQSVLDQELANANNSTEPGSRVYRDGLVDMKASRYPNAVAKFQAFQRAHPKSPLAEPAEYFSANALFEMGARDPSNYNQSILQFNDLALRYPRGRFAASAQLREAEAFLRTNDSLDARLTLQKLVRDHPGTPEAAAADAMMKSMASS
- a CDS encoding bifunctional riboflavin kinase/FAD synthetase, translating into METIRNIEALAPHPHPVVALGNFDGVHLGHRVILKTAIDRARAAAGTAFALTFDPLPAKVLAPARAPQLILAPEDKLELLRDSGIDGVIVLAFTEALSRLAPADFVRECLLGKIGAREVVVGHSVSFGHARAGNAEVMAELGRRMGFATVVVGPVRAADAVVSSTRVRELIAAGEMRRVAELLGRVHFLSGTVVHGRERGRTIGFPTANLDSATECLPPDGVYATRVILPDGAFASITNIGMRPTFAEPARTIEAHIFNFDRDIYGAKIRLEIVERIRGERKFESGQALAAQIAEDLKRAKEILAAA
- a CDS encoding molybdopterin-dependent oxidoreductase, with amino-acid sequence MAEAKDTPEPLNPAAMELEAPAGGLSAFPPIERWDDWVEYDPAAWPRKVEKRYTLVPTVCFNCEAGCGLLGYVDKSDFTIRKFEGNPAHPGSRGRNCAKGPATINQVTDPERIRYPMRRAGQRGEGKWERVTWDEALDDLAGRIRRALVDGRRNEIVYHVGRPGHELIYNHRILHAWGIDGHNSHTNVCSAGARTGYAFWHGADRPSPDHANARFILLLSSHLEAGHYFNPHAQRIIEAKQRGARVCVIDTRLSNTATKADWWMSTWPGTEAAVLLAMCHVILRERLYDREFLRRWVNWEEYLREEHPGRAQTFEAFLEALAEVYAQYTPEFAEHESGAPASVIVEVAREIGRAGPALATHVWRNAAAGNLGGWQVARALEFLVVLMGAVDAPGGTAPNSANKFVPAPPMMPPPAKMWNELMWPREFPLAFFEMSFLLPHFLKQGRGKISAYFTRVYNPVWTNPDGMSWIEALTDESKIERHACLTPIWSETAQFADYVLPMGHGPERHDLLSQETHAARWIGFRQPVARVALERAGKRFNFTYEAHREAGLGEVWEEDEFWIELSWRIDPDGALGIRKYFESPYRPGEKLTVEDFYRWIFDNSVPGLPAAAAKENLAPLAYMRKYGAFLIEEGSYRVHEKAPPARDLEDAAVDPASKVITHGGAAVGVEIDGRAHVGFPTPSRKLEFYSRTLKEWKWPEYSIPTYIRSHVHWSKIDRARGEMLLLPTFRLPTLVHTRSANAKWLYEISNRNPLWLNPEDARRFSVDTSGLLKIATEIGYFIDKVWVTESIRPGVIACSHHLGRWRLQEESGGERWASGLVELTRKEEGAWMMRQVHGVRPFASADPDSERVWWQDAGVHQNLIFPVQPDPISGQHCWHQKVTVSGAGPEDRYGDIFVDTRKSHEVYRRWLEMTRPAPGPGGLRRPTWLARVYRPAPEAFYIK
- a CDS encoding HAMP domain-containing sensor histidine kinase, which produces MATAQFIAADEVGADQPGLILSPRRPVAADRRVLLEIDHDAEAISTLKVAGPIAIFFLFAYGSLEVLRFGQHELSPYQYAAFAIVTAFFGLTWLSVFRRYWKAWTLTTCVIVIALFIKIAALNHTPELAFIAIVLCPFATAAFVMWGPRWQGMLNLGCLALFGAAQLFVPAHDQYTIYRWLGFVAALVLSWFTAVFLDRYRGKLRAQMEQLAAAAKFRERQVGTMTHDIRNPLATLVGLVTLLEEDELSEKETTHLLARVGSTSRAMDLLVKNVLDMYLLEEDNLQPHPRVIDPNVIVQEVADVYGREARLKGLRMRTELGGMPRGSLDPLHLERITANLLSNGIQRTESGEVVLRTFLSGGKVIVEVQDTGPQLSQEQFSHLFERPVQDRQGMGSSGWKLYIARALTETNGGTVSARTHANRGLTLIAEIPFWEP
- a CDS encoding aspartate aminotransferase family protein is translated as MSALRQAFLQHVAQTSQAPIGLEIARAEGAWLFTADGRRYLDLIAGIGVSALGHGHPAVLAAIAAQARRHLHVMVYGEYVIEAQVRLAERLAQLLPASLGCVYFTNSGAEAIEGALKTARKHTRRSRFVAFDGAYHGDTMAALALMGNPAFRAPFEPLPGPVTHLPYDNAAALEAIDATVAAVVIEPVQAEGGVRIPAAGFMRSLRERCDRTGALLIFDEVLTGMGRTGRLFAMEHFGVVPDLVVMAKALGGGLPLGAFCGSTELLGELARNPPLGHITTFGGHPLSCAAGLATLDVIVNQRLWKRADTLGEQLAQGLRRFSASELAGVRAIGALIGIEFASAEIAQTFVRESLARGVIVNWTLNAERVVRVAPPLNLGAAEVDFALRVMDEALEAARAIGKSRV
- the pal gene encoding peptidoglycan-associated lipoprotein Pal translates to MDNQRRLGRLTVIAAAALALALAAGCSSKQSGAGAGAGNQGAAGGIGENGLGANGSSSLNRFQKGTLGAGGEGPLSDIHFDYNDYSVRGQDGEILKSNADWMTKNPGARVQIEGHCDDRGSEEYNIALGAKRAQAAKDYLETLGITADRMSTISYGKELPVCNEDTDECWAQNRRDHFVVQQ
- a CDS encoding 4Fe-4S dicluster domain-containing protein, with the protein product MRYGFVIDQNRCIGCHACTVACKDEHKVPVGVFRTWVKYIEKGSFPGTSRHFGVMRCNHCEQAPCVEICPTRALFRRDNGIVDFDNSRCIGCKSCMQACPYDALYIDPATSTAAKCNFCAHRVEANLEPACVVVCPTQAIMTGDLDDPQSRVSRIVATQKVAARKPHKGTQPKLFYVGIEGDLLQPSMMRPEESSMWADHNPLGGERPPTGEDAGGVAPGSSRIVYDVAHPAPWGAIPAAYLWTKSIAAGALLVAAMLFATPSGGDRVLVDIAGPTVALLFLGITVVLLVADLKQPWRFYYLLTKPNFRSWLVWGTYILMIYGALATAWLACGIFARSVPDVLATATAIFGVASACYSAFLFAQAKGRDLWQSPIFIWHLLVQALIGGAAILLLAAALLGSTDAVSYMSAMVLLLALILGLAMILIELTLPAMSEDFRRAAELILRGALGRRFWGAAVVLGTLVPSSLLGVAMATNTMALATIAAVLSLFGLWVFENIFIEAGQAVPLS
- a CDS encoding DUF2141 domain-containing protein; this translates as MPNKAITFACILMMLAAATAAPASAPVVVRVARRIPSAGLRVRVAGLRDSKGQVICTLYDLPEAFPSDSNRAVGHAVVAIRNRSAECDFAGIAPGKYALVAFHDENSNGEFDRSWFGMPKEGYAFSNNVRPVFAPPSFKAAAFDYAGGEQWLTVAMHY
- a CDS encoding DPP IV N-terminal domain-containing protein, producing MIRRCIYILRAMLAALALLSIAGAGVALAQPIHMTISGPGSTAAPIAVSELKNLGGDDQGTISHDFVRVLRRDLELSGFFSIIAPKSYIEDPQNSGYDLGKFNFSDWSSLNAEFLVKGAVTNSGGQISVEALMFDVAQQRRMFGTRFNGGADDVQQMARRFADSVLKAVTGVQGPFDTKIAFVSTQGGRFKEVYLAAPDGGGLFRVSDNPTINLFPKFARSPASVLYLSYKNGAPALYLFDVAGRSEIRIDSPHGNVIGGALSPDGSRIVAAVENGGRTNLFLLSRSGEQIRQLTQGGAINVNPAFSADGQQLAFTSDRSGTPQIYVMSLGGGAPRRVTFQGDYNTSPSFSPDGKWIAYQSRSGGFNIFIIPSAGGQPAQLTRDARSNQSPCWSPDGRYLVFSSNRGGHERLYLMQVNTNSQTGKVISALMEDEGNDTSPTWSWWLGG